Genomic window (Neorhizobium galegae bv. orientalis str. HAMBI 540):
ATTCACCGAATGGATAGGTTTCCGGCATGCCGCGATGATGCTCGGGGCCGAGCGGCGTCACCGCTTGGGTCTCGTCGAACCAGACATAGGCATCGAATTGCTCGGGAAGGACCGCCTGACTGTAGTGGCTCCACAGCTCTGTGTCGGGCCGGTAGATGACGCCGATGAAGCGCTCGAGCCGCGGCTCCGAGAGGCGGCGTCTCAAAGGCTCGTGCTTGCCAGGCGACAGGTCGAGGAGGAAGCGGTGCTTATCCGCCTCATGGCACAGGCGCTCGTAGCTATCGTGGCGAGAGGGATTGACACGCATGACTTGCATGTCGCCATCCCAGTCGTTCGCGGCGGCCACCGTGCCGGTATGGGTGCCAAAGCCGATGAGGGCCGCCTCGCCTGCGAAAGCCTCTCGGCAGAGCTGGCCGATGTTGAGCTCATCACGGGTTGCGCCCATATCGGTAAAGCGCGCGTCGCCGATATGGCTGTTATGCGCCCAGACGACCGCCTTGGCATCCGGTCCCTTCGCGTCAAGCAGGTGCTGCAACGTTTGGAACATATGGTTGTCGCGAAGGTTCCAGCTTTCGGCTCCGCCATAATACATGATGCGGTAATAGCGCTCCGCGGATGCGATCAGCCGCGCGTTCTGAGTGGCATCGAGAAAGGCGTCGCCGTCGTTGTTGGCATAGTCGAGCTGCTTGCGCAGCAGCGCCTGGCACTGCTCGATCACCGCTTGCTCGCATTGCGCATAACCGCGGCTGAGCGCCGCCCGGCCGTAGGTCGCGGGGTTCTTCTGCCAGGGCGTCAGACAGCCATAACGCTCGCGCGCCACAGCCGCCGCCTGCGGATCGACCCGATCCAGATAAGCCAGCACGGCCCCGATCGAGCCGGACATGTTGTAGATGTCGAGCCCGTAGAAGCCGGCCCGATCCTTAAGGGCATCGAGACCCGCATTGTGCTCCCGAATCCATTCGGTCAGTGCCCGAACTTCCGTGTTGCGCCACATCCAGGTTGGGAAACGTTGGAACGGAGGCTCCTCACGTTCGGACGCGGTCCGGTGTCTGACATATCGATCAACTCTCGCCGCATCCGGCCAATCTGCCTCGACTGCAACAATCGTGTATCCCCGATGGGCGATCAGGTGGCGCGTGACCGCCGCACGGGCTCGATAAAATTCCGCCGTCCCGTGGCTCGCTTCGCCCAGCAAAACCACGCGTCGGTCGCCGAAGCGGTCGAACAGGCGGCCGAAGGCGGGGGCGTCGAAATCCGGCAGGTCCTCGGCCGCTTCGGCAATCATCTCCGGCAGGCTCTGCTTGCGCGATGCGCCGGGCTTGTGATTGCTCGCGGCGCATCGACCATCCTCGGACCATCTCTGTTCCCCGATCAGGGGCACGAATATGACCGCCCCGAGGTTCGATTCTTCATATTCGGCCTCGGTGCGGCGGATGACCTTGCAGAGGATCTGGCTAAACTCCTTTCCCACGGGGATCAGGAGCCGCCCGCCCACCGCGAGTTGCTCCTTCAGCGCCTGCGGCACCGCCGGACCGCCTGCGGCCACCAGGATAGCGTCGAAGGGTGCGTGCTCCAGCAGTCCGCGTGTACCGTCGCCGGTGATCACTTCAATATTGTCGTAGCCGAGATCAGTCACGCGCTGTCTTGCGGATGCGGCCAGGGCTTCATGCCGTTCGATTGCATAGACGCGCTCGGCGATTTGACCGATCACCGCCGCCGCATAACCGGAACCGGCGCCGACCTCGAGCACGCGGTCACCCGGACGCACCTCCGCCGCCTCGATCATCGCAGCGACGATAAAGGGCTGAGAGATGGTTTGCCCCTCCTCGATCGATAGCGGGGTGTCCTCATAGGCGAATTCTGCCATGCCTTCGGCAACGAAATGTTCCCTCGGCACGGTGCGCATCGCGTTCAGGACATGCTCATCCCGTATCCCGCGCCGCTTTATGTGGACCTCGACCATGTGATCGCGCATGCGCTGGTAGTCGGCCATCCTGGCCTCCGCTTTTTCCCACCTTCCCTGTCGGCGTCGAACCTGTCACCTCCTGTCACAGGACCGGTTCAAGCCCTTGCCGACAAGGACTGGGAGGCGCTCAGCATCGA
Coding sequences:
- a CDS encoding protein-L-isoaspartate(D-aspartate) O-methyltransferase, with the translated sequence MADYQRMRDHMVEVHIKRRGIRDEHVLNAMRTVPREHFVAEGMAEFAYEDTPLSIEEGQTISQPFIVAAMIEAAEVRPGDRVLEVGAGSGYAAAVIGQIAERVYAIERHEALAASARQRVTDLGYDNIEVITGDGTRGLLEHAPFDAILVAAGGPAVPQALKEQLAVGGRLLIPVGKEFSQILCKVIRRTEAEYEESNLGAVIFVPLIGEQRWSEDGRCAASNHKPGASRKQSLPEMIAEAAEDLPDFDAPAFGRLFDRFGDRRVVLLGEASHGTAEFYRARAAVTRHLIAHRGYTIVAVEADWPDAARVDRYVRHRTASEREEPPFQRFPTWMWRNTEVRALTEWIREHNAGLDALKDRAGFYGLDIYNMSGSIGAVLAYLDRVDPQAAAVARERYGCLTPWQKNPATYGRAALSRGYAQCEQAVIEQCQALLRKQLDYANNDGDAFLDATQNARLIASAERYYRIMYYGGAESWNLRDNHMFQTLQHLLDAKGPDAKAVVWAHNSHIGDARFTDMGATRDELNIGQLCREAFAGEAALIGFGTHTGTVAAANDWDGDMQVMRVNPSRHDSYERLCHEADKHRFLLDLSPGKHEPLRRRLSEPRLERFIGVIYRPDTELWSHYSQAVLPEQFDAYVWFDETQAVTPLGPEHHRGMPETYPFGE